A genomic segment from Chlorogloeopsis sp. ULAP01 encodes:
- the apcD gene encoding allophycocyanin subunit alpha-B, with protein MSLVKQVIENADEQMRYPTPGEIRMIQNFCHSGDKRIRIATALASNQNRLVEKASQKFWKRCPVTPSNSGNMRKTASCQRDQGWYIRLVAYCVLAGSEQPLTEIGTVGMQQMYESLGIPLSNWVEAVRCIKEEAQALLGDEDAAEVTPYFDHIIQTLSFPGAPYFMNDGRLDW; from the coding sequence ATGAGTCTCGTAAAGCAAGTAATTGAGAACGCTGACGAACAAATGCGCTATCCTACTCCCGGAGAAATCCGCATGATTCAAAATTTTTGCCATTCGGGAGATAAACGGATTCGCATTGCTACAGCTTTGGCTAGTAACCAAAATAGGCTTGTAGAAAAAGCTAGTCAAAAATTCTGGAAGCGGTGTCCGGTAACACCCAGTAATAGCGGCAATATGAGGAAAACAGCTTCCTGTCAACGCGATCAAGGTTGGTATATCCGTTTAGTTGCCTATTGTGTTTTGGCAGGGAGCGAGCAGCCTCTAACAGAAATTGGCACAGTAGGAATGCAACAAATGTATGAATCTTTAGGAATTCCACTTTCTAATTGGGTTGAGGCAGTGCGCTGTATTAAAGAAGAAGCTCAAGCACTGCTTGGTGATGAAGATGCTGCGGAAGTCACCCCTTATTTCGACCATATTATCCAAACCCTCTCCTTTCCAGGCGCTCCTTATTTTATGAATGATGGTCGGTTGGATTGGTGA
- a CDS encoding phycobilisome rod-core linker polypeptide translates to MSAKASSNSSVAHPQQYQTVPIAVISQAEQQDRCLKRTELQELNSFFSSGNKRLEIVETLTKNADEIVSVGANRIFVGGFPMDYLEKPQDPLGLPGSGYYVGEDYLSAARRNGYVPDRERVNLLPTPRFFNPLSAWWEQARTLFTDREPLPEGFRFINISRYGPTRMKRSMRDLAWFLRYITFAIVAGDTSILSANARGLRGVIPEDVTDATVVALKEMQRQSLSYFANDPEAQEIIKHNFEVLISEYLVEKPPAQLRIGVSNEQQGLVLPQSYAIASQVRLKYVMKSVLLETEKQAVIKAAYRQVFECDVTATYGFAVDELESQVKGGQISMKEFVRRLGKSRLYRRLFWEPYTISRVIELAMRHFLGRGLSSLEEFQADFAVVTKGGLPKLVDTLVDSQEYADYFGEETVPYLRGLGQEAQECRNWGPQIDLFKYSAAVHKVPQFVTLFGKYTKPLPNQHPYGSGNDPLEIQFGAIFPVDTLPATTLHSPAPFGKDNRRILISSDGLGQVPGTLGRVIKLDHPEKLHTTSLVNGKQAPPNVSLTKNSLPAVIQGAYRQVFGRDVFEGQRITVAESALLSGAITMREFIRQLAKSKLFRSMFWEPLYVTKAIEYIHRRLLGRPTYGRQEMNHYYDISANQGFYALIDEMIDSPEYMQTFGEDTVPYERYVTPRGFAMRSPKSSYAVNLSAKSLLSSTSELDRFVPNHRNGQTQTLSELVNGCETNVQEQKLEPELTYAQAAPVIESESADSYVNPA, encoded by the coding sequence ATGAGTGCTAAAGCAAGTAGTAATAGTTCAGTTGCTCATCCACAACAATATCAAACTGTACCTATTGCAGTTATTTCACAAGCAGAACAACAAGACCGCTGTTTAAAGCGTACTGAACTTCAAGAACTCAATTCATTTTTTAGTTCTGGTAATAAGCGTTTAGAAATTGTAGAAACGCTAACTAAAAATGCAGACGAAATTGTATCTGTGGGGGCAAATCGGATTTTTGTTGGTGGTTTTCCAATGGATTACTTGGAAAAACCCCAAGATCCTTTAGGATTGCCTGGTTCTGGTTACTATGTGGGTGAGGATTATCTAAGTGCAGCCCGCAGAAATGGTTATGTTCCGGATCGGGAACGGGTAAATTTATTACCAACGCCAAGGTTTTTCAATCCTTTAAGCGCTTGGTGGGAACAAGCGCGTACCCTCTTCACTGATAGAGAACCGCTTCCAGAGGGTTTCCGTTTTATCAATATTTCTCGCTACGGGCCGACGAGAATGAAACGGTCTATGCGAGACTTAGCATGGTTTTTACGGTATATAACTTTTGCAATTGTTGCTGGTGATACTAGTATTTTGTCAGCTAATGCTAGAGGATTGCGCGGAGTTATCCCAGAAGATGTAACAGATGCTACTGTAGTTGCTCTGAAGGAAATGCAACGTCAATCTCTCAGCTACTTTGCAAATGATCCTGAGGCGCAGGAAATTATTAAGCACAATTTTGAAGTATTGATATCGGAATATCTTGTTGAAAAACCTCCAGCCCAACTTAGAATTGGCGTTTCCAACGAACAGCAGGGTTTGGTATTGCCCCAAAGTTATGCGATCGCCTCCCAAGTACGACTCAAATATGTAATGAAGTCAGTTTTACTAGAGACGGAAAAGCAAGCCGTAATTAAAGCTGCCTATCGCCAAGTTTTTGAGTGCGATGTTACTGCTACTTATGGTTTCGCTGTAGATGAATTGGAGTCTCAAGTTAAGGGTGGACAAATTTCCATGAAGGAGTTTGTTCGTCGTTTAGGTAAATCTCGCCTCTACCGCAGACTTTTCTGGGAGCCATACACCATCAGCCGCGTAATTGAACTGGCAATGCGTCACTTTTTGGGAAGGGGATTGAGTTCTCTCGAAGAATTCCAAGCAGACTTTGCTGTAGTTACCAAAGGTGGTTTACCTAAACTAGTTGATACTTTGGTAGATTCCCAAGAATACGCTGACTACTTTGGCGAGGAAACAGTACCATATCTGCGTGGCTTGGGACAAGAAGCTCAGGAGTGCCGTAATTGGGGGCCGCAGATAGATTTGTTTAAGTACAGCGCTGCTGTTCACAAAGTACCCCAATTTGTGACACTGTTTGGCAAATATACCAAACCCTTACCCAATCAGCATCCTTATGGTTCTGGTAACGACCCTCTCGAAATTCAATTTGGTGCAATTTTTCCTGTAGATACTTTACCCGCAACGACTCTCCACAGTCCTGCACCCTTTGGTAAAGATAACCGCCGCATTCTGATTAGTTCTGATGGTTTGGGACAAGTTCCAGGCACTTTGGGAAGGGTAATTAAGTTAGATCATCCAGAGAAATTACACACAACATCTCTGGTGAATGGCAAACAAGCACCACCCAATGTCAGCCTTACGAAAAATTCTTTGCCCGCAGTGATTCAGGGAGCTTATCGGCAGGTATTTGGGCGTGATGTCTTTGAAGGTCAGCGTATAACAGTCGCAGAATCAGCCTTACTAAGTGGTGCAATTACAATGCGGGAGTTTATCCGCCAGTTAGCCAAATCTAAATTATTCCGCAGTATGTTTTGGGAACCACTGTACGTAACCAAGGCGATTGAATACATCCATCGGCGCTTGTTGGGTCGTCCTACCTACGGGCGACAAGAAATGAATCATTACTACGACATCTCTGCAAATCAAGGCTTTTATGCACTGATTGATGAAATGATCGATAGCCCAGAATATATGCAAACTTTTGGGGAAGATACGGTTCCTTATGAACGTTATGTTACACCCAGAGGTTTTGCAATGCGATCGCCTAAATCATCTTACGCTGTAAATCTATCGGCAAAATCTTTGCTGTCGTCAACATCAGAATTAGACAGGTTTGTTCCCAACCACCGCAACGGACAAACACAAACTTTGTCAGAGTTAGTAAACGGGTGTGAGACTAACGTCCAAGAACAAAAACTGGAACCAGAATTAACATACGCGCAAGCTGCTCCAGTGATTGAGTCTGAAAGTGCAGACAGCTATGTCAATCCTGCCTGA
- the apcD gene encoding allophycocyanin subunit alpha-B, translating to MSIIIKSIVNADREARYLNAGELRAIQEFYENGVSRLNFAVTLTENEKTIVEKASLKFWERCPNTPSNSGNRMYRNSCLRDQSWYIRLITYALVVGDVEPLAEIGTIGVKEMYESLEIPLPNLVEAIRCLKEVSLDLFTLEDAAEVAPYFDYLIKSLMP from the coding sequence ATGAGCATTATTATAAAATCAATTGTGAATGCCGATCGCGAAGCTCGATATCTCAACGCTGGTGAGTTACGCGCCATTCAAGAATTTTATGAAAATGGAGTTTCTCGGCTGAATTTTGCCGTGACTCTGACGGAAAATGAAAAAACAATTGTAGAAAAGGCAAGTCTAAAATTTTGGGAACGCTGTCCAAATACGCCTAGTAATAGCGGCAATAGAATGTATCGGAATTCGTGCTTGCGCGACCAAAGTTGGTACATTCGTTTGATTACTTATGCTTTGGTAGTGGGAGATGTAGAGCCTCTAGCAGAAATTGGCACTATTGGAGTCAAAGAAATGTACGAATCACTAGAAATTCCCCTACCCAATCTAGTGGAAGCAATTCGTTGCCTCAAAGAAGTATCTTTAGACTTATTTACTTTAGAAGATGCTGCCGAAGTAGCACCTTATTTTGACTATTTGATTAAGAGTTTGATGCCTTGA
- the apcB gene encoding allophycocyanin subunit beta, with protein sequence MQDAITSLINSSDVQGKYLDNNSLDKLQHYYHTGDMRARAATTISANAKTIVTKAVAKSLLYTDITAPGGNMYTCRRYAACVRDLDYFLRYATYAMLAGDPSILDERILNGLRETYNSLGVPIGATIRAVQAMKEVTNSMIGVDAGKEMGVYFDYIASGLS encoded by the coding sequence ATGCAAGACGCCATTACTTCTTTGATTAATTCTTCTGATGTTCAAGGCAAATACCTGGATAATAATTCTTTAGATAAGCTACAACATTACTATCACACTGGTGATATGCGAGCGCGTGCTGCTACTACGATTAGTGCAAATGCTAAAACTATCGTTACTAAAGCAGTAGCTAAATCTCTGCTTTATACAGACATCACCGCTCCTGGTGGCAATATGTATACCTGTCGTCGTTATGCTGCTTGTGTTCGAGACTTAGATTACTTTTTACGCTATGCTACCTACGCCATGTTGGCTGGTGATCCCTCAATTCTAGACGAGCGTATTCTGAATGGTTTGAGGGAAACTTATAACTCTTTGGGCGTTCCCATTGGTGCAACTATACGAGCAGTGCAAGCAATGAAGGAAGTAACTAATAGCATGATAGGTGTTGATGCAGGTAAGGAAATGGGTGTCTATTTCGATTACATCGCCTCTGGCTTGAGTTAA
- the apcD gene encoding allophycocyanin subunit alpha-B: protein MSVVTELILNADSESRYPAPKELRIFQDFVKTGEQRIRIAKILAENEQLIVQRGSQRFWERCPNTPSNSGNERKTASCQRDQGWYVRLVAYSVLAGSEKPLEEIGTVGIKEMYNNLEIPLRNIVEAMRCIKEEAVSMMSEEDAVEVGPYFDYIIRALS from the coding sequence ATGAGCGTTGTCACCGAATTAATTCTCAATGCTGACAGTGAATCTCGCTATCCTGCTCCTAAAGAGCTAAGAATTTTTCAAGACTTTGTCAAAACAGGAGAGCAACGCATTCGGATTGCAAAAATATTGGCAGAAAATGAACAACTAATTGTGCAACGTGGCAGCCAGAGATTCTGGGAACGTTGCCCGAATACTCCTAGTAATAGTGGTAACGAACGGAAAACCGCTTCCTGTCAACGCGATCAAGGTTGGTATGTTCGCTTAGTTGCTTACTCAGTCTTGGCGGGCAGTGAGAAACCCTTGGAAGAAATAGGCACTGTTGGCATTAAAGAAATGTATAACAATTTAGAGATTCCACTCAGAAATATAGTCGAAGCAATGCGCTGTATTAAAGAAGAAGCTGTATCCATGATGAGTGAGGAAGATGCTGTTGAAGTAGGGCCATATTTCGATTACATAATTAGAGCTTTGTCATAG
- the psbA gene encoding photosystem II q(b) protein, producing MTTISTRPTSRFPTWERFCNWVTSTENRLYIGWFGVLMIPLLGVSICVFTIAFIAAPPVDIDGIREPVSGSLLYGNNIITAAVVPMSNAIGLHFYPIWEAASMDEWLYNGGPYQMIGFHYIPALACYMGREWELSYRLGMRPWIAVAYSAPLAATTSVFLIYPIGQGSFSDGLPMGISGTFNFMFVFQAEHNILMHPLHMIGVAGVLGGSLFCAMHGSLVTSSLIRETTELESQNYGYKFGQEQETYNIVAAHGYFGRLIFQYASFNNSRSLHFFLAAWPVICIWGTAIGISTMAFNLNGFNFNNSILDSQGRVLPSWADVLNRANLGFEVMHERNAHNFPLDLACGEAIPVAITAPSITA from the coding sequence ATGACTACTATTTCCACACGACCAACAAGCCGTTTCCCAACTTGGGAAAGGTTCTGCAACTGGGTCACCAGTACCGAAAATCGCCTGTATATTGGCTGGTTCGGTGTCTTGATGATTCCCCTGCTAGGTGTTTCGATCTGCGTCTTTACGATCGCCTTTATTGCTGCTCCTCCAGTGGATATTGACGGCATCCGCGAACCAGTATCCGGTTCACTACTCTACGGCAACAATATCATTACCGCCGCCGTAGTTCCCATGTCCAACGCGATTGGATTGCACTTTTACCCCATTTGGGAAGCAGCTTCTATGGACGAATGGCTCTACAATGGCGGGCCATACCAGATGATAGGTTTCCATTACATTCCAGCCCTTGCTTGCTACATGGGGCGTGAGTGGGAATTATCATACCGTCTGGGAATGCGTCCTTGGATTGCGGTTGCCTACAGCGCTCCTCTTGCTGCGACAACTTCAGTATTCTTGATTTACCCAATTGGACAAGGTAGCTTCTCTGATGGACTGCCTATGGGTATTAGCGGCACTTTCAATTTTATGTTTGTGTTCCAAGCCGAACATAACATTCTCATGCATCCCTTACACATGATTGGAGTCGCTGGAGTCTTGGGAGGTTCGCTGTTCTGTGCAATGCACGGTTCGCTAGTGACATCTAGTCTCATTCGTGAAACCACAGAATTAGAATCGCAGAACTACGGTTACAAATTTGGTCAAGAACAAGAGACCTATAATATTGTTGCAGCGCATGGTTACTTTGGTCGCCTAATTTTCCAGTACGCCAGCTTTAACAATAGCCGTTCCTTGCACTTTTTCCTTGCAGCTTGGCCGGTGATTTGTATTTGGGGTACTGCTATAGGCATCAGCACAATGGCGTTTAACCTGAATGGCTTCAACTTTAATAATTCCATCCTTGATTCCCAGGGACGCGTACTTCCCAGTTGGGCTGATGTTTTGAATCGGGCAAACTTAGGTTTTGAAGTGATGCACGAACGGAATGCTCATAATTTCCCACTAGATCTTGCCTGTGGTGAAGCTATTCCTGTAGCAATCACAGCACCTTCCATCACTGCCTAG
- a CDS encoding photosystem II q(b) protein: MKLESDHVIATSDSSDYTSEPTANKLSKRRKKVNYWEKFCSWVTSTENRLYVGWFGVLMIPCVLTAATVFIIAIIAAPPVDMDGIGAPISGSILSGNNIITAAVVPTSAAIGLHFYPIWEAASIDEWLYNGGPYQLIVLHFLIGIIAYQDREWELSYRLGMRPWVSLAFTAPVAASVSVLLIYPVGQGSLSAGMPLGISGTFHFMLQFQADHNILMSPLHQLGVIGVLGGAFAAAMHGSLVTSTLIRSHNHSESESINKGYKLGQQHPTYSFRSAQVYLWHLIWQRVSFPNSRKLHFFLAALPVAGIWSAALGVDIAAFDFDYLQFHQPELKSQGQIIHTWADTIDWASLGIKILDERHIYDFPENLTAGEVVPWK; the protein is encoded by the coding sequence ATGAAGCTAGAGTCAGATCATGTAATTGCAACCTCAGATAGTAGCGATTACACTTCTGAGCCAACAGCAAACAAACTCTCAAAAAGACGCAAAAAAGTTAATTATTGGGAAAAATTTTGTTCATGGGTTACCAGCACAGAAAACAGATTATACGTTGGCTGGTTTGGTGTGTTGATGATTCCTTGCGTCTTAACAGCAGCGACTGTTTTTATCATCGCCATCATCGCCGCTCCTCCTGTAGACATGGATGGAATAGGTGCGCCAATTTCCGGTTCAATACTTTCTGGAAATAACATTATCACTGCTGCTGTTGTACCAACATCGGCTGCAATTGGTCTGCATTTTTATCCTATTTGGGAAGCTGCTTCTATAGATGAGTGGCTTTACAATGGCGGGCCATATCAACTGATTGTGCTGCATTTTTTGATTGGCATCATCGCCTATCAAGATCGGGAATGGGAATTGAGTTACCGTTTGGGAATGCGTCCGTGGGTTTCTTTAGCATTTACCGCCCCCGTCGCCGCATCCGTTTCAGTGCTGTTAATTTATCCAGTTGGACAAGGTAGTTTATCTGCGGGAATGCCTTTAGGAATATCTGGCACATTTCACTTTATGTTGCAGTTTCAAGCAGACCACAACATCTTGATGAGTCCTTTGCATCAGTTAGGAGTGATTGGGGTTTTAGGTGGTGCTTTTGCAGCTGCAATGCATGGTTCCTTAGTCACATCTACCCTAATTCGCAGTCACAATCACAGCGAGTCTGAATCAATTAACAAAGGATATAAACTTGGTCAACAACACCCAACCTATAGTTTTAGGTCTGCCCAAGTTTACCTATGGCACTTGATATGGCAGCGTGTTAGTTTTCCTAACTCTCGCAAATTGCACTTCTTTTTGGCAGCTTTACCAGTAGCAGGAATTTGGTCTGCGGCTTTAGGTGTAGACATCGCTGCCTTTGACTTTGACTACTTGCAATTTCATCAGCCTGAGCTCAAAAGCCAAGGGCAGATTATTCACACTTGGGCAGACACAATTGATTGGGCTTCTTTAGGGATAAAAATTTTAGATGAACGCCATATTTATGACTTCCCTGAAAACTTAACAGCAGGTGAAGTAGTGCCTTGGAAGTAG
- a CDS encoding response regulator: MRLLLVEDDECIADTLEKILGNHHYVVDIANDGELGWELVEAFNYDLILLDVMLPKLDGIQLCQRLRSHNYQAPVLLLTAQNSSTHKVMGLDAGADDYLVKPFDMSELLARIRVLLRRRNSPIQTVLEWENLRLDPSKCEVSYNTNLLNLTPKEYRLLELFLRNGHQVFSRSDILEHLWATEEAPQEDTVTAHIKGLRQKLKQAGAESDFIETVYGLGYRLKVFTSSQKLSQKTKENHRLNGAKSNTKQQAGDLCYETQDLHNGIQQTKAALTKLWEKLKVKSCDRIMILEQATAALLENNLGDELRQKAQQAAHKLAGALGIFGFSKGSRLAFEVELMLRSQMSINQNQVLHLCDLVIALKQEIQQPAFAELEKILRHDVLDDAIE; this comes from the coding sequence ATGAGACTTTTACTAGTAGAAGATGACGAGTGCATTGCGGATACTCTAGAAAAGATCCTTGGGAATCACCATTATGTTGTCGATATTGCAAATGATGGAGAATTGGGCTGGGAGCTTGTAGAAGCTTTCAACTATGACTTAATTTTATTGGATGTGATGCTACCGAAGTTGGACGGTATTCAGCTTTGTCAAAGGTTACGTTCTCATAATTATCAGGCTCCTGTGCTGCTATTAACAGCGCAAAATTCTAGCACTCATAAAGTGATGGGATTAGATGCTGGAGCGGATGATTATCTTGTTAAACCTTTTGATATGTCAGAATTATTAGCTCGAATTCGGGTTTTATTGCGACGGCGGAATTCACCTATCCAAACGGTTTTGGAATGGGAAAACCTGCGTCTCGATCCTAGTAAATGTGAAGTTAGTTATAACACTAATCTCCTCAATTTAACTCCCAAGGAATATCGTTTGCTAGAGCTTTTTCTTCGCAACGGACATCAAGTTTTTAGCCGCAGCGACATTTTAGAACACTTGTGGGCCACAGAAGAAGCCCCCCAAGAGGATACAGTTACGGCTCATATCAAAGGTTTGCGTCAAAAACTTAAACAAGCAGGAGCGGAAAGTGATTTTATTGAAACGGTGTATGGTTTAGGTTATCGCTTGAAAGTATTTACATCTTCTCAAAAATTGTCACAAAAGACAAAAGAAAATCACAGATTAAATGGCGCGAAATCGAATACAAAACAACAGGCAGGAGATTTATGTTATGAGACTCAAGATTTACATAATGGTATACAACAAACAAAAGCAGCCTTAACTAAATTATGGGAGAAGCTAAAAGTTAAGAGTTGCGATCGCATCATGATTTTAGAGCAAGCCACCGCAGCATTACTAGAAAACAACCTGGGAGACGAATTAAGACAAAAAGCACAACAAGCAGCACATAAACTGGCGGGAGCTTTGGGCATCTTTGGTTTTAGCAAAGGTTCGCGTTTGGCTTTTGAAGTTGAACTGATGTTGCGATCGCAAATGAGCATTAATCAAAATCAAGTGCTACATTTGTGCGATTTGGTTATAGCCTTGAAGCAAGAAATACAGCAGCCTGCGTTTGCAGAACTAGAGAAAATACTTCGCCATGATGTTTTAGATGATGCCATCGAATAA
- a CDS encoding ATP-binding protein, with the protein MPSNNPHSKALNDTSNAGEKQITSLEVLLHRMMNRIRQSVELPAILSVTVAEIRGFLETDRVKIYRFDTDGSGEVVAESVNEERLPSLLGQHFPAEDIPSEARELFVLARQRSIVDVAAQQIGLSPVPEAEESIELKHDIRFRAVDSCHVKYLTSMGVQSSLVVPILHREHLWGLLVSHHSLPRQVTEQELQVVQLVADQLSIAIAQAILLEQSRLQAQQEATINRVAKLLHSMTEMQLQQALELTVSALQGAGGRICITPQNPAEKTQLFTTGKQPISAVKDNNKRKEQAQQREAINSSSFPASPVPDFLEEHPSWREWLRMEATAAEGKQVWAVDDLYQAALQSDLAQMFLGAGIRSLLIIGLQYRQHFLGYLSIFRDEIDIETIWARRPDRNDQRHLYPIISFETWRELKRGQAQPWQATEIELAQALASHFAMAIHQYQLYQQVHALNADLQCDIEERKQAEKKISALNAELEQRVHERTAELRRANRRLLQEISERERALRDRKQTQASLERLSRQSELILNSAGEGIYGLNCQGKITFVNPAAARMLGYTVKELINLFMHEIVKHSRPDGIRYFFEDNPIYATLQDGTVQHITDDIFYRRDGSKFPVEYVSTPIREQKTIVGAVVIFKDITERQIIERMKDEFVSVVSHELRTPLTSIRSALGLLARGSLNNQPEKSQRMLEIAFDNTNRLVRLINDILDIERINSGKVTMHKQTCNAADLMIQAVDEMRAMAEKAEIHLELTPASVQLWADPDRIIQTITNLLSNAIKFSPPGSTVWLSVELQQEGEERKAGGGEENKFTTSASSYLLFQIKDQGRGIPEDKLETIFDRFQQVDASNSRHQGGTGLGLAICRSIIQQHGGKIWAESSLGKGSTFYFTLPIS; encoded by the coding sequence ATGCCATCGAATAATCCCCATTCAAAGGCGTTAAATGACACTAGCAATGCTGGTGAAAAGCAAATCACTTCCTTGGAAGTTTTGCTACATCGGATGATGAATCGCATTCGTCAATCTGTAGAATTGCCAGCAATACTGTCAGTAACTGTTGCCGAAATCCGTGGATTTTTGGAGACTGACCGCGTTAAAATATATCGATTTGATACAGATGGTAGTGGTGAAGTTGTAGCAGAGTCTGTGAACGAAGAACGCTTACCATCCTTGTTAGGGCAACACTTCCCGGCTGAGGATATCCCATCTGAAGCTCGTGAGTTATTTGTGTTGGCTCGTCAGCGTTCAATTGTAGATGTAGCAGCGCAACAAATTGGACTGAGTCCGGTTCCAGAAGCTGAAGAATCTATCGAACTCAAACATGACATTCGGTTTCGAGCAGTAGATTCTTGTCATGTAAAATACCTCACCTCAATGGGAGTGCAATCTTCTTTAGTTGTGCCAATTTTGCATCGTGAGCATTTATGGGGTTTGTTAGTTTCCCATCATAGTTTGCCACGTCAAGTCACAGAGCAAGAATTACAGGTAGTGCAGCTAGTAGCAGATCAATTATCAATAGCGATCGCTCAAGCCATCCTCTTAGAGCAAAGCCGCCTTCAAGCCCAACAAGAAGCCACAATTAATCGTGTTGCCAAGCTGCTACACTCTATGACTGAGATGCAACTGCAACAAGCACTAGAGTTAACTGTATCAGCCCTACAAGGTGCGGGCGGCAGAATTTGTATCACACCCCAAAACCCTGCTGAGAAAACACAGTTGTTCACTACTGGTAAACAGCCGATTTCTGCTGTTAAAGACAACAACAAGAGAAAGGAACAAGCACAACAAAGGGAAGCAATCAATTCTTCATCTTTTCCCGCTTCTCCAGTTCCCGATTTCCTCGAAGAACATCCTAGCTGGCGAGAATGGTTAAGAATGGAAGCAACTGCTGCAGAGGGAAAGCAAGTTTGGGCTGTTGATGATTTGTATCAAGCGGCACTGCAATCAGATTTAGCGCAGATGTTTTTGGGGGCTGGAATTCGCAGTTTACTGATTATTGGCTTGCAGTATCGACAGCATTTTTTGGGTTACTTAAGTATTTTTCGTGATGAAATTGACATAGAAACTATCTGGGCGCGACGACCAGACCGCAACGATCAAAGACATCTGTATCCGATTATATCCTTTGAGACATGGCGAGAATTGAAGCGGGGTCAAGCCCAACCATGGCAAGCCACAGAAATTGAACTTGCCCAAGCTTTGGCTAGCCACTTTGCCATGGCAATTCATCAATATCAACTGTATCAGCAAGTTCATGCTCTCAATGCTGACTTGCAGTGCGATATCGAAGAGCGCAAGCAGGCTGAGAAAAAAATTTCTGCATTGAATGCCGAATTAGAGCAACGAGTCCACGAACGAACAGCAGAGTTACGAAGAGCCAATCGGCGATTGTTGCAAGAAATTAGCGAACGAGAACGCGCACTTCGCGATCGCAAGCAAACACAAGCCTCACTAGAACGCCTCAGTCGGCAAAGCGAGTTAATTTTAAATTCAGCTGGCGAGGGAATTTACGGTTTAAATTGTCAGGGCAAAATCACTTTCGTCAATCCAGCAGCAGCAAGAATGCTGGGATATACAGTCAAAGAACTAATTAATCTGTTTATGCACGAAATTGTTAAGCATTCTCGACCCGACGGTATCCGTTATTTTTTTGAAGACAATCCCATCTATGCCACCTTACAAGATGGGACAGTACAACATATTACTGACGATATATTTTACCGTCGCGATGGCTCAAAATTTCCAGTCGAGTATGTCTCTACACCGATTCGAGAACAAAAAACAATTGTCGGTGCTGTAGTTATTTTTAAGGATATTACCGAACGACAAATAATAGAACGGATGAAGGATGAATTTGTCTCTGTTGTTAGCCATGAATTGCGAACACCTCTAACTTCAATTCGCAGTGCTTTAGGTTTGTTGGCGCGAGGTTCCTTAAACAATCAACCCGAAAAAAGTCAGCGGATGTTAGAAATTGCCTTTGATAACACCAACCGTTTAGTGCGTTTGATCAATGACATCCTTGATATTGAGCGCATCAATTCAGGCAAAGTGACGATGCACAAACAGACTTGTAACGCCGCAGACTTGATGATTCAGGCTGTGGATGAAATGCGAGCAATGGCTGAGAAAGCAGAAATTCATCTAGAACTGACACCAGCATCGGTGCAATTATGGGCAGATCCAGACCGCATCATCCAGACAATTACTAACTTACTCAGCAACGCCATTAAATTTTCGCCTCCAGGTAGCACTGTATGGCTGAGTGTTGAACTTCAACAAGAAGGAGAAGAGAGGAAAGCGGGGGGTGGGGAAGAAAATAAATTTACTACTTCTGCTAGCTCCTATTTGTTATTCCAAATCAAAGACCAAGGGCGAGGTATTCCTGAAGATAAACTAGAGACAATTTTTGACCGCTTTCAGCAAGTCGATGCTTCTAACTCTCGTCATCAAGGCGGTACTGGTTTGGGATTGGCGATTTGTCGCAGTATCATCCAACAGCATGGAGGCAAAATCTGGGCAGAGAGCAGTTTAGGGAAGGGTAGCACCTTCTATTTCACCTTACCTATTAGTTAG